In Solanum stenotomum isolate F172 chromosome 6, ASM1918654v1, whole genome shotgun sequence, one DNA window encodes the following:
- the LOC125869188 gene encoding formin-like protein 3 → MDSRSSIMKFYILAALSTYQMLVASSPFGLSDRARITPSLGRYQRLRLLQVESTSPKSSFPYGTYTSPPPPPPPPPLLSRVVPPVSPQINSPPLGISTPPTPLKSVPPSPQNSSPYGTITPPLTPGAMPTLLLPTLPPPSPTAQTPQHNAPKPPTVNQPPPNSSHSSSPPPSKKPENVVWCVAKPTVPADLIQQALDYACGSGAGCDAIQPNGACYQPTTLLSHASYAFNSYWQKKKQGGGTCDFGGTAMLVTVDPSYDQCRFTYN, encoded by the exons ATGGATTCAAGAAGCAGCATTATGAAATTCTACATTCTTGCAGCCTTAAGCACATATCAAATGCTAGTAGCCTCAAGTCCCTTTGGTTTAAGTG ATAGAGCCAGGATTACTCCTAGCCTTGGACGTTACCAGCGTTTACGACTCCTCCAGGTTGAATCAACTAGTCCAAAAAGCTCTTTTCCATATGGAACTTAtacttctcctcctcctcctcctcctcctcctcctcttctttcaAGAGTTGTACCACCAGTTAGTCCTCAAATCAACTCTCCTCCATTGGGGATATCCACTCCTCCTACTCCTTTGAAGTCCGTGCCACCGAGTCCACAAAACTCATCTCCATATGGGACAATCACTCCTCCTCTTACTCCTGGTGCTATGCCAACACTTTTACTTCCCACTCTTCCACCACCATCTCCAACTGCACAAACCCCACAGCATAATGCACCTAAGCCACCAACAGTTAATCAGCCACCACCAAATAGTAGTCATTCATCATCACCACCTCCTTCTAAGAAACCTGAAAATGTTGTTTGGTGTGTGGCTAAGCCAACGGTACCAGCAGACTTGATTCAGCAGGCATTGGACTATGCTTGTGGTTCTGGTGCTGGCTGTGATGCCATACAACCCAATGGGGCGTGTTACCAGCCGACTACTCTGCTTTCTCATGCTTCTTATGCTTTCAATAGCTACTGGCAGAAAAAGAAGCAGGGTGGAGGAACTTGTGACTTTGGAGGCACTGCCATGCTAGTCACTGTTGATCCAA GTTATGATCAGTGTCGTTTCACGTACAACTGA